One Lacunisphaera limnophila DNA window includes the following coding sequences:
- a CDS encoding metallophosphoesterase family protein, translating to MKLLAVSDLHFGLTQFDWVVQQAGSYDAVILAGDLLDLGGHLDLDSQITVVVKYLRTISTKTRLLVCSGNHDGDEKNADHEFVARWLQRVRAAGLVVDGAGTDIGGMRLSVCPWWDGPATRTAMGAFLRAEQPVPPRPWLWVHHAPPDGVGVSWTGQKHAGDTFLVETIRELAPDFVFSGHIHNSPFRTGGAWAVRLGRTWVFNAGHQLGAPPSYIELDLSRRTARWVSQAGDEEISLDATEVPAVPQTPA from the coding sequence ATGAAGCTCCTTGCCGTCTCCGACCTGCATTTCGGCCTGACGCAGTTCGACTGGGTCGTGCAGCAGGCCGGCTCGTACGACGCCGTCATCCTCGCCGGCGACCTCCTCGACCTCGGCGGCCACCTCGACCTCGATTCCCAGATCACGGTGGTCGTGAAATACCTCCGCACCATCAGCACCAAGACCCGCCTGCTGGTCTGTTCCGGTAATCACGACGGCGATGAAAAAAACGCCGACCATGAGTTCGTCGCCCGCTGGCTGCAGCGCGTCCGCGCCGCCGGGCTGGTGGTCGACGGGGCCGGCACGGACATCGGCGGGATGCGGCTTTCGGTCTGCCCCTGGTGGGACGGCCCGGCCACCCGCACGGCCATGGGCGCCTTCCTGCGCGCGGAGCAACCGGTCCCGCCGCGTCCCTGGCTCTGGGTCCACCACGCCCCGCCCGATGGCGTCGGCGTGAGCTGGACCGGACAAAAGCACGCCGGTGACACCTTTCTCGTCGAAACCATCCGCGAGCTCGCCCCGGATTTTGTCTTCTCCGGCCACATCCACAATTCCCCCTTCCGCACCGGCGGGGCCTGGGCCGTTCGCCTCGGCCGCACCTGGGTCTTCAACGCGGGCCACCAACTGGGCGCGCCCCCCTCCTACATCGAGCTCGACCTCAGCCGCCGCACGGCGCGCTGGGTCTCCCAGGCCGGCGACGAGGAAATCTCCCTCGACGCGACGGAAGTCCCAGCCGTACCCCAGACCCCAGCCTAA
- a CDS encoding Crp/Fnr family transcriptional regulator, whose translation MDLSLLRSLPAITCAPGDVLITEGRPVDGLFFLESGEVEVLKAGEVIAEVYEPGAVFGDMSYLLGTSPTATVKALTAATFRQVEDPAMFFQLHPGFALHLAVILARRLDSLNRYLVDIKHQFRDRSDHLGMIDEVLDSLMHKHPRDIPRREAGD comes from the coding sequence ATGGATTTATCCCTGCTCCGATCCCTGCCGGCCATCACCTGTGCGCCCGGCGACGTGCTCATCACCGAAGGGCGCCCGGTGGACGGCCTGTTCTTCCTCGAAAGCGGGGAGGTGGAGGTGCTGAAGGCCGGGGAGGTCATCGCCGAGGTGTACGAGCCCGGCGCGGTTTTCGGCGACATGTCCTACCTGCTCGGGACGTCGCCCACCGCCACGGTGAAGGCGCTGACCGCGGCAACCTTTCGCCAGGTCGAGGATCCGGCCATGTTCTTCCAGCTGCACCCGGGGTTCGCGCTGCACCTGGCGGTCATCCTGGCGCGACGGCTGGATTCACTCAACCGTTACCTCGTGGACATCAAGCACCAGTTCCGGGACCGGTCGGATCATCTCGGCATGATTGATGAGGTGCTCGACAGCCTGATGCACAAGCACCCGCGGGACATCCCGCGACGCGAGGCGGGGGATTGA
- a CDS encoding OPT family oligopeptide transporter, which produces MSAPSASPVPAAVPADASTREADWLKNTYRPHDANLTVRAVVVGMLIGAAMCLSNIYVFFKTGWSMGVTLTACILAFGSFQLLQALRIVKKPLGPLENNALTTVASGAGYMTGGGNMAAFGALFMITTVRPDTISMIAWFGVIAALGVFAAIPIKRQLINQEGLAFPTGTATAETIQSIHTAAAGGGAGKAAWLGGSAVFAAVFTWLRDAWHWIPGTIGLPVTLAGHSLAQWTIALKAEVVLLGGGALMSFRTGWSMLLGGLLTYAVLAPALVAQGIVTTVSYKAIVAWTLWPGAAILVASGLTSFALDYKSIGRSFSGLTRVFRKQAEAGDSGIAAIECPAWWFPVGFVVLAPVVTALMVGLFQIPLWAGLIAVPLAVVMGFVAARVTGETDVTPTKALGPVTQMIYGIITPGNVAGNIMSANVTGGIGLHAADLLTTLKTGWLLGAKPRHQVYAQLFGVVVGAIVVVPAFNLIIPDPSVLGGEAWPAPSCVVWAGVSQAFAHGVSALHPSSKSAILIGLALGVALALAEKFAPKRLRPLLPSPSGIGIAMVIPGSNCIAMFLGAAGAEWLRRKHPVLAEKTVVPVASGLIAGESLMGILVALLIVTGFLAA; this is translated from the coding sequence ATGTCCGCTCCGTCTGCTTCCCCCGTCCCGGCCGCCGTGCCGGCTGATGCCTCCACCCGCGAAGCCGACTGGCTGAAAAACACGTACCGGCCGCACGACGCGAATCTCACGGTGCGGGCGGTGGTGGTCGGCATGTTGATCGGGGCGGCGATGTGCCTCTCGAACATCTACGTGTTTTTCAAGACGGGCTGGAGCATGGGGGTGACGCTGACGGCGTGCATCCTGGCCTTTGGGTCATTCCAGCTGCTGCAGGCGCTGCGGATCGTGAAGAAACCGCTCGGGCCGCTGGAGAACAACGCGCTGACCACGGTCGCCTCGGGGGCGGGTTACATGACCGGCGGCGGCAACATGGCGGCCTTCGGCGCGCTGTTCATGATCACGACGGTGCGACCGGACACGATTTCGATGATCGCGTGGTTTGGTGTCATCGCGGCGCTGGGCGTGTTCGCGGCGATCCCGATCAAGCGGCAGCTCATCAACCAGGAGGGGCTGGCGTTTCCGACCGGCACGGCCACGGCGGAGACGATCCAGTCGATCCACACCGCCGCGGCGGGCGGGGGCGCGGGCAAGGCCGCGTGGCTGGGCGGCTCGGCGGTCTTTGCCGCGGTCTTCACCTGGCTGCGCGACGCGTGGCACTGGATTCCCGGCACGATCGGGCTGCCGGTGACGCTGGCCGGCCACAGCCTCGCGCAGTGGACGATCGCGTTGAAGGCCGAGGTCGTGCTGCTCGGCGGCGGCGCCCTGATGAGTTTCCGCACGGGCTGGTCGATGCTGCTGGGAGGCTTGCTCACCTACGCCGTGCTGGCGCCGGCCCTGGTCGCACAGGGCATCGTGACCACCGTCAGTTACAAGGCCATCGTGGCCTGGACGCTCTGGCCGGGCGCGGCGATCCTCGTGGCTTCGGGGCTCACGTCGTTCGCGCTGGATTACAAGAGCATCGGGCGCTCCTTCAGCGGCCTGACGCGCGTGTTCCGGAAACAGGCCGAGGCGGGGGACAGCGGCATCGCCGCCATCGAGTGTCCCGCGTGGTGGTTTCCGGTTGGTTTCGTCGTGCTGGCGCCCGTCGTCACCGCGCTGATGGTGGGTTTGTTCCAGATTCCGCTCTGGGCCGGGCTCATCGCCGTGCCGCTGGCGGTGGTCATGGGATTCGTGGCCGCGCGCGTGACGGGCGAGACGGATGTGACGCCGACGAAGGCGCTGGGTCCGGTCACGCAGATGATCTACGGCATCATCACGCCCGGCAACGTGGCGGGAAACATCATGTCGGCCAACGTCACGGGCGGCATCGGCCTGCACGCCGCGGATTTGTTGACCACGCTCAAGACCGGCTGGCTGCTCGGCGCAAAGCCGCGGCACCAGGTCTATGCGCAGCTCTTCGGCGTGGTGGTCGGGGCCATCGTGGTGGTGCCCGCCTTCAACCTGATCATTCCCGACCCGAGCGTGCTCGGGGGCGAGGCCTGGCCGGCGCCGTCGTGTGTGGTCTGGGCGGGGGTGTCGCAGGCGTTCGCGCATGGCGTGTCGGCGCTGCATCCCTCCTCGAAGTCGGCGATCCTGATCGGCCTCGCGCTCGGCGTGGCGCTGGCGCTGGCCGAGAAGTTCGCGCCCAAGAGGCTTCGTCCGCTGCTGCCGTCGCCCTCCGGCATCGGCATCGCGATGGTGATCCCGGGCAGCAATTGCATCGCGATGTTCCTGGGCGCGGCGGGCGCCGAGTGGCTGCGCCGCAAGCATCCCGTGCTGGCGGAGAAGACGGTGGTGCCGGTGGCGTCGGGCCTAATCGCCGGCGAGAGCCTGATGGGCATCCTCGTGGCGCTGCTGATCGTGACGGGTTTCCTCGCGGCGTGA
- a CDS encoding metalloregulator ArsR/SmtB family transcription factor — translation MLSLPALADPTRRRIVELLAQRDRTTGELVDEFDVSAPAISQHLNVLREAGLVITRAEGQTRIQSLNPAGLDEVGAWLEKTRAFWSGRLDALERELRAEDARAAQAAKRKKNS, via the coding sequence ATGCTCAGCCTGCCCGCCCTCGCCGACCCCACCCGCCGCCGCATCGTCGAACTGCTCGCGCAACGCGACCGCACCACCGGCGAGTTGGTGGACGAGTTTGACGTCAGCGCGCCGGCCATTTCCCAGCACCTGAACGTGCTCCGCGAGGCCGGGCTCGTGATCACCCGCGCCGAGGGCCAGACCCGCATCCAGTCCCTCAACCCGGCCGGCCTCGACGAGGTCGGGGCCTGGCTGGAAAAGACCCGCGCCTTCTGGTCCGGCCGCCTCGACGCCCTCGAGCGCGAGCTGCGCGCCGAGGACGCCCGCGCCGCCCAGGCCGCCAAGCGGAAAAAGAATTCATGA
- a CDS encoding HDOD domain-containing protein has protein sequence MLSAQVSPTELIEAARELPGAPRLLIELGMLIHDPGTDARDVTDLLKQDPALAARLIRMANSAVYARSEPVSSTEGAVSCIGFEEVHRLVGALAATQLAEQRLDLHGIDGARLRKISLFTAVLMEELATPAGESRRRCYTVGLLRSVGMMALEIIGRRHGRVPPFNPGSGQPVHEWEKCHWGIDNCEAAEIILKDWRLPHETVIAIRHHYLPDGYHNPIIHLLALAAGSAADRYQGIAGEENYWRSTPENFRKAGLPMRDFQLASEKAQQTFQRLEAALA, from the coding sequence ATGCTGTCTGCCCAAGTCTCGCCCACCGAACTGATCGAGGCGGCCCGGGAACTCCCCGGTGCCCCGCGCCTGCTCATCGAGCTGGGCATGCTGATCCATGACCCCGGCACCGACGCCCGCGATGTCACCGATCTGCTGAAGCAGGATCCCGCGCTCGCCGCGCGCCTCATCCGCATGGCCAACAGCGCGGTCTATGCCCGGTCCGAACCCGTGTCCTCCACCGAGGGTGCGGTGAGCTGCATCGGCTTCGAGGAAGTGCACCGCCTCGTCGGCGCCCTCGCCGCCACCCAGCTCGCCGAGCAGCGGCTCGACCTCCACGGCATCGACGGCGCCCGCCTGCGCAAGATCTCCCTTTTCACCGCCGTTCTCATGGAGGAACTCGCAACGCCCGCCGGCGAAAGCCGCCGCCGCTGCTACACCGTGGGACTGCTGCGCTCCGTCGGCATGATGGCCCTCGAGATCATCGGCCGCCGCCACGGCCGCGTCCCCCCCTTCAACCCCGGCAGCGGCCAGCCCGTCCACGAATGGGAAAAATGCCACTGGGGCATCGATAACTGCGAGGCCGCCGAGATCATCCTCAAGGACTGGCGCCTGCCCCACGAAACGGTCATCGCCATCCGCCACCATTACCTGCCCGACGGTTACCACAACCCCATCATCCACCTGCTCGCGCTCGCCGCCGGCTCCGCGGCGGACCGCTACCAGGGCATCGCGGGCGAGGAAAACTACTGGCGGTCCACGCCGGAAAATTTTCGCAAGGCCGGCCTGCCGATGCGGGATTTCCAGCTCGCCTCCGAGAAGGCCCAGCAGACGTTCCAGCGCCTCGAGGCCGCGCTGGCCTGA
- a CDS encoding DUF899 domain-containing protein, which yields MKSTASDQTPLAAPSQKWLDAQHELARQADATPPPASAFTHPTVVTPADWLEARRELLCLEKEFTRQRDALAARQRALPWVKVAKPYAFAGPAGRVSLPDLFAGRSQLIVQHFMFGPGWEEGCKSCSFMLDHLNPVTVHLQARDVAFAVISHAPLQEILPFQRRMGWTVNWVSAHGTDFNADFHVSFPAEAVARGKVDYNYSLQEVPNQELPGISVFTRGGDGAIYHTYSTYGRGVELVMTTYDLLDLVPRGRDEAGLDYGMAWVRHHDRYDHATPAQ from the coding sequence ATGAAATCCACCGCCTCCGACCAGACTCCCCTCGCCGCTCCCAGCCAGAAGTGGCTCGACGCCCAGCACGAACTCGCCCGCCAGGCCGACGCTACCCCGCCGCCTGCCTCCGCTTTCACCCACCCGACCGTCGTGACGCCCGCCGACTGGCTCGAGGCCCGGCGGGAGCTGCTCTGCCTGGAAAAGGAATTCACCCGCCAGCGTGATGCCCTCGCCGCCCGCCAACGCGCGCTGCCCTGGGTCAAGGTCGCCAAGCCTTACGCCTTTGCCGGCCCGGCCGGCCGCGTTTCGCTGCCCGACCTCTTCGCGGGTCGCAGCCAGTTGATCGTCCAGCACTTCATGTTCGGCCCCGGCTGGGAGGAGGGCTGCAAGAGCTGCTCGTTTATGCTGGATCACCTCAACCCGGTCACCGTGCACCTGCAGGCGCGCGATGTGGCCTTCGCCGTCATCTCCCATGCCCCGCTACAGGAAATCCTGCCTTTCCAGCGGCGGATGGGTTGGACGGTCAACTGGGTCTCCGCCCACGGCACGGACTTCAACGCCGACTTCCATGTGTCGTTCCCGGCCGAGGCCGTGGCCCGGGGCAAGGTGGACTACAACTACTCCCTGCAGGAGGTGCCGAACCAAGAGCTGCCCGGGATCAGTGTATTCACGCGGGGCGGTGATGGCGCGATCTACCACACCTATTCCACCTATGGCCGCGGCGTCGAGCTGGTCATGACCACCTACGACCTCCTTGACCTCGTGCCCCGCGGCCGCGACGAGGCCGGCCTCGACTACGGCATGGCCTGGGTCCGGCATCACGACCGTTACGACCATGCGACGCCGGCTCAGTGA
- a CDS encoding RNA recognition motif domain-containing protein, which produces MGSKLYVANLSYNVTEAELRTAFEPFGGIADIFLATDRETGRPRGFGFITFNTDEEAQAAIAKMNGVELDGRALTVNEARPKEGGPSGGGGGGGGGGGKNFGPDRRAGAFQQRNKNRR; this is translated from the coding sequence ATGGGTTCCAAACTATACGTCGCCAATCTGTCCTACAATGTCACCGAGGCCGAGCTCCGCACCGCCTTCGAGCCCTTTGGCGGCATCGCCGACATTTTCCTCGCCACCGACCGCGAGACCGGCCGCCCCCGCGGGTTCGGCTTCATCACTTTCAACACCGACGAGGAAGCCCAGGCCGCCATCGCCAAGATGAACGGCGTCGAGCTCGATGGCCGCGCCCTCACCGTGAACGAGGCCCGGCCGAAGGAGGGTGGTCCCTCCGGTGGCGGCGGCGGTGGTGGCGGCGGCGGCGGCAAAAATTTCGGCCCCGACCGCCGCGCCGGCGCCTTCCAACAGCGCAACAAAAACCGGCGCTGA
- a CDS encoding alpha-L-rhamnosidase C-terminal domain-containing protein yields the protein MLPRCLRRLGAIVLLGVVSLPGSASARGTASGLPVPAPELLAQRWSARWITHPAAPKAEYGVYLFRRELTLAAKPARFVVHVTGDARYRLWVNGRPVGYGPQASDPAEWRYESYDLAPWLTAGTNVLAVRLVGYGDLAPYASMGLRTAFLLQGDTAAERAADTGPDWKVTRAEAYAPFRADRDDLHTFVVVGPGDRFEAARHPWGWEQAGFEASAWSAPRLLGPGLPHGWGTDVDYWLKPRSIPLLEETPERLARVVRATGVTVPADFLAGTGPLTVPAGTTAAVLLDQGHLTNSFPQLTVSGGRGATVTLRYAEGLFDAKKQKGHRDEHEGRVMLGLGDQFRPDGGARRLFAPMDFRTYRYVQLDITTGTEPLVIEDLSGVFTGYPFKENATFRSDDPELARIWTVGWRTARLCAIDTYVDCPYYEQLQYVGDTRIQALISLYVSGDDRLMRNALELYDRSRIPEGLTQSRYPSYSPQLINTFSLFWVDMLHDYWRHRSDDAFLRARLTGLQAVLAWFEAKIDPATGLVGPVPYWTFVDWADEWAWNSGLGIGGEAPGAHTGGSSIVTLQYAGTLRRAAELCRSLGRPELATHYEQVATGLRAAVNQHCWDPVRRVYADTPAKQTYSQHANVFAVLAGAVTAEAAGELIGRVADDKSLVQATTYFRFYLLRALKEAGLGDRYLAGLGQWHAMLARGLTTFAEKPDPTRSDCHAWSASPVYEFLATVVGVEPASPGFATVRIAPHLGHLQEAAATIPHPRGEIAVSLRRAGAGLQAEVTLPEGVTGEFLWDGKTVALRAGAQTVQVP from the coding sequence GTCTGCCGGTCCCGGCGCCGGAGCTGTTGGCGCAGCGCTGGTCCGCGCGCTGGATCACGCATCCGGCTGCGCCCAAGGCCGAATATGGCGTCTACCTTTTTCGGCGGGAGCTCACGCTGGCGGCGAAGCCCGCGCGATTCGTCGTGCACGTGACGGGCGATGCCCGCTACCGGCTGTGGGTCAACGGCCGGCCGGTGGGTTACGGGCCGCAGGCGAGTGATCCCGCCGAGTGGCGTTATGAGAGTTACGACCTGGCTCCGTGGCTTACGGCGGGGACCAACGTGCTGGCGGTGCGGCTGGTCGGTTATGGCGACCTCGCCCCCTATGCCAGCATGGGGCTGCGCACGGCGTTCCTGCTGCAGGGCGACACGGCGGCGGAACGCGCCGCGGACACCGGGCCGGACTGGAAAGTAACGCGGGCCGAGGCGTACGCCCCCTTTCGGGCGGACCGGGATGACTTACACACCTTCGTGGTGGTGGGGCCGGGCGACCGCTTCGAGGCGGCGCGCCATCCCTGGGGCTGGGAGCAGGCCGGTTTTGAGGCCAGCGCCTGGAGCGCGCCGCGACTGCTGGGTCCGGGGCTGCCGCACGGGTGGGGCACGGACGTGGATTACTGGCTCAAGCCGCGCTCGATCCCGCTGTTGGAGGAAACCCCCGAGCGGCTGGCGCGAGTGGTGCGCGCGACCGGGGTGACGGTGCCGGCGGATTTTCTGGCCGGGACCGGACCGCTGACGGTGCCGGCGGGGACGACGGCCGCGGTGCTGCTCGACCAGGGGCATCTGACCAACTCGTTTCCGCAGCTCACGGTCAGCGGCGGCCGCGGTGCGACCGTGACCCTGCGTTACGCCGAGGGGCTGTTCGACGCGAAAAAACAGAAAGGTCACCGCGACGAGCACGAGGGCCGCGTGATGCTCGGTCTGGGGGACCAGTTCCGGCCGGACGGCGGGGCGCGGCGGTTGTTTGCGCCGATGGACTTTCGTACCTACCGGTATGTGCAGCTCGACATCACGACCGGGACCGAGCCGCTGGTGATCGAGGATCTGAGCGGCGTGTTCACCGGTTACCCGTTCAAGGAGAACGCGACCTTCCGCAGCGATGATCCCGAGTTGGCCCGCATCTGGACGGTCGGCTGGCGCACCGCGCGGCTGTGCGCGATCGACACCTACGTGGACTGTCCGTACTACGAGCAACTGCAGTACGTCGGTGACACCCGCATCCAGGCGCTCATCTCGCTGTATGTGTCCGGCGACGACCGGCTGATGCGCAACGCCCTCGAGCTTTATGACCGCTCGCGGATTCCCGAGGGGCTCACGCAGAGCCGTTACCCGTCGTACAGCCCGCAGCTGATCAATACCTTTTCTTTGTTCTGGGTGGACATGCTGCACGACTACTGGCGGCACCGCAGTGACGACGCCTTTCTCCGCGCGCGGCTGACCGGCCTGCAGGCGGTGCTCGCGTGGTTCGAGGCGAAGATCGATCCCGCGACCGGCCTGGTCGGGCCGGTGCCTTACTGGACGTTCGTGGATTGGGCGGATGAATGGGCCTGGAACAGCGGCCTGGGCATCGGCGGCGAGGCGCCGGGCGCGCACACCGGCGGCTCGAGCATCGTGACCCTGCAATACGCCGGCACATTGCGGCGGGCGGCAGAGCTCTGCCGGTCGCTGGGCCGGCCGGAGTTGGCGACGCATTATGAGCAGGTTGCGACGGGCCTGCGGGCCGCCGTCAACCAGCACTGCTGGGATCCGGTGCGCCGGGTGTATGCCGACACGCCCGCGAAACAGACCTACAGCCAGCACGCCAATGTCTTTGCCGTGCTGGCCGGCGCCGTGACGGCGGAGGCGGCCGGCGAGTTGATCGGGCGGGTGGCGGACGATAAATCGCTCGTGCAGGCCACCACTTATTTCCGGTTCTACCTGTTGCGGGCGCTGAAGGAAGCCGGGTTGGGTGACCGCTATCTCGCCGGCCTGGGGCAGTGGCACGCCATGCTGGCGCGGGGCCTGACGACCTTTGCGGAAAAACCCGATCCGACGCGCTCGGACTGCCATGCGTGGAGCGCCTCGCCGGTCTATGAATTTCTCGCGACGGTCGTGGGCGTCGAACCGGCGTCACCTGGCTTTGCCACCGTACGCATCGCGCCCCACCTGGGACACCTGCAGGAAGCGGCGGCGACGATCCCGCATCCGCGCGGGGAGATTGCCGTGAGCCTGCGTCGGGCTGGGGCCGGCCTGCAGGCGGAAGTCACCTTGCCGGAGGGGGTGACGGGGGAATTTTTGTGGGACGGGAAGACCGTGGCGCTGCGGGCGGGCGCGCAGACAGTGCAGGTGCCCTGA
- a CDS encoding fasciclin domain-containing protein — protein sequence MKLRSLFVTLALATGLVASASAKTVVDIAVGSPDHTTLVAAVKAAGLVETLSGPGPFTIFAPTNAAFAKLPAGTVESLLKPENKAQLVAVLTYHVVPAKVLAADVKSGPAPTVNGKTLTLKVDADGVMVNNAKVIATDLVGSNGVIHVVDTVILP from the coding sequence ATGAAACTCCGTTCCCTCTTCGTCACGCTCGCGCTCGCCACGGGTCTGGTCGCTTCCGCCTCCGCCAAGACCGTCGTCGACATCGCCGTCGGCTCCCCCGACCACACCACGCTCGTCGCCGCCGTGAAAGCCGCCGGCCTCGTCGAAACCCTGAGCGGGCCCGGTCCGTTCACGATCTTCGCCCCGACCAACGCCGCCTTCGCCAAGCTCCCCGCCGGCACCGTCGAGTCCCTGCTCAAGCCCGAGAACAAGGCCCAGCTCGTGGCCGTCCTCACCTACCACGTCGTCCCGGCCAAGGTCCTCGCCGCTGATGTGAAGTCCGGCCCCGCGCCAACCGTCAATGGCAAGACCCTCACGCTCAAGGTTGACGCCGACGGCGTGATGGTGAACAACGCCAAGGTCATCGCCACCGACCTCGTCGGCTCCAACGGTGTCATCCACGTGGTCGACACCGTCATCCTGCCCTGA
- a CDS encoding DTW domain-containing protein, giving the protein MARSVVLAGAPRCARCQFVPRWCICAGERAVVCPLQVEVLIHHREYHRPTSTGRLINRVMPASRGHLFRRETPPDPATFRLPGRELWILHPRGEPLPAGAAPEGLQVLLLDGSWREAARMSTEVAAWGRLVRLPEDGPGRYQLRTHEHDGRYSTVESLLMLLAALGLSEAEAQLRLQFELHVYAGLRTRGAKGKAEEFLASSPIRAAFPALLEEMHRRRAAI; this is encoded by the coding sequence ATGGCAAGAAGTGTGGTCCTGGCCGGCGCCCCGCGGTGCGCCCGGTGTCAATTTGTGCCCCGCTGGTGCATCTGCGCCGGGGAGCGGGCGGTGGTGTGCCCGTTGCAGGTGGAGGTGCTGATCCACCACCGCGAGTATCACCGCCCGACCAGCACGGGGCGGCTGATCAACCGGGTGATGCCGGCCTCGCGCGGTCATCTGTTCCGGCGCGAGACGCCGCCCGATCCCGCGACCTTCCGCCTGCCGGGCCGCGAGCTGTGGATCCTGCACCCTCGGGGCGAGCCCCTGCCGGCCGGGGCGGCGCCGGAGGGGTTGCAGGTGTTGTTGCTGGACGGCAGCTGGCGCGAGGCCGCGCGGATGTCGACCGAGGTGGCCGCGTGGGGGCGGCTGGTGCGTTTGCCGGAGGACGGCCCGGGCCGCTACCAGCTGCGCACGCATGAGCACGACGGGCGTTATTCCACCGTGGAGTCGCTGCTGATGCTGCTGGCCGCCCTGGGCCTGAGTGAGGCGGAGGCGCAGCTGCGGCTGCAGTTTGAGCTGCACGTCTATGCGGGCCTGCGCACGCGGGGGGCGAAGGGGAAGGCGGAGGAATTTCTCGCCAGCTCGCCCATCCGCGCGGCATTTCCGGCGCTGCTCGAGGAGATGCACCGGCGGCGGGCGGCCATCTAA
- a CDS encoding FKBP-type peptidyl-prolyl cis-trans isomerase has protein sequence MLRLLLPALALILAACTPAEPPAPPVPVKPDHVVKREKFFGVEAAADPAVDWRSTGLGIKILVPGEGTAPTFSDRVRVHYTGSLANGTVFDDTRARGQPAEFGLDRLVRGMADGLGFMKPGGRAILYIPPSLGYGSMQAGNIPPVSGLIFDIELIAILPPK, from the coding sequence ATGTTGCGCCTCCTCTTGCCCGCCCTTGCCCTCATCCTCGCGGCTTGCACGCCGGCGGAGCCACCCGCGCCGCCGGTGCCGGTGAAGCCGGATCACGTGGTGAAGCGGGAGAAATTTTTCGGCGTCGAGGCCGCGGCGGATCCGGCGGTCGACTGGCGCAGCACGGGCCTGGGGATCAAGATCCTCGTCCCGGGCGAAGGGACGGCTCCGACCTTCTCGGACCGGGTGCGGGTGCACTACACGGGCTCACTGGCGAACGGGACGGTATTCGACGATACGCGCGCGCGGGGCCAGCCGGCGGAGTTTGGCCTCGACCGGCTGGTGCGGGGCATGGCCGACGGGCTCGGTTTCATGAAGCCCGGTGGCCGCGCCATCCTCTACATCCCGCCGAGTCTGGGCTACGGCAGCATGCAGGCGGGCAACATCCCGCCGGTGTCGGGCCTGATCTTCGACATCGAGCTGATCGCCATCCTGCCGCCAAAATGA
- a CDS encoding DUF2442 domain-containing protein: MDTALPAAPRLAALRCWMQGRRVYLEITERRRISFPTSKYDQLAYASQVELEKIHLHDEGRVIRWDSLDEEIQVEDVANSRYTHTARSVPFVTALAPEKPAPKYTF; the protein is encoded by the coding sequence ATGGACACCGCTCTTCCCGCCGCCCCGCGTCTCGCCGCCCTCCGCTGTTGGATGCAGGGCCGCCGCGTTTACTTGGAAATCACCGAGCGCCGCCGCATCAGTTTTCCCACGAGCAAATACGACCAGTTGGCCTACGCCTCCCAGGTCGAGCTCGAGAAGATCCACCTGCACGACGAGGGCCGCGTCATCCGCTGGGACTCCCTCGACGAGGAGATCCAGGTTGAGGATGTGGCCAACAGCCGCTATACCCATACCGCACGCTCCGTGCCCTTTGTCACGGCGCTGGCGCCGGAGAAGCCGGCCCCCAAATACACCTTCTGA
- a CDS encoding SRPBCC family protein gives MNTNDPYGTFHGRAEVRLVRTLPGPIERIWEYLTDPAKRARWFAGGVCEPRAGGKNDLVFQHKHLSPHEEPPEQYKQMNDEGFRMPSTILRCEPPRLLSYTFDDESDVTFELTPQGAEVLLVLTHRARGSDIPSIPGYASGWHTHFDLLRALLEGQTPPPFWATHRRLKEEYLRLYASVTP, from the coding sequence ATGAATACCAACGATCCCTACGGCACCTTCCACGGACGGGCGGAAGTCCGCCTGGTGCGCACCCTGCCCGGCCCCATCGAACGCATCTGGGAATACCTCACCGATCCGGCCAAGCGCGCGCGCTGGTTCGCCGGCGGCGTCTGCGAGCCGAGGGCCGGCGGCAAGAACGACCTCGTCTTCCAGCACAAGCACCTGTCGCCGCACGAGGAACCGCCGGAGCAATACAAGCAGATGAATGACGAGGGCTTCAGGATGCCGTCGACCATCCTGCGCTGTGAGCCGCCGCGCCTGTTGAGCTACACGTTCGACGACGAGTCCGACGTCACCTTCGAGCTTACGCCGCAGGGCGCGGAGGTCCTCCTTGTCCTGACCCATCGCGCCCGCGGCTCCGACATTCCCTCCATCCCCGGTTACGCGAGCGGCTGGCACACCCATTTCGACCTGCTCCGCGCCCTGCTCGAGGGCCAGACTCCCCCGCCCTTCTGGGCCACGCACCGGCGGCTCAAGGAGGAATACCTCCGGCTCTACGCCAGTGTGACACCGTAA